The genomic region ACCTGGCGCACACCCAGAACAGGGCGACTGCCATTGGTCAGCTCATTGTGCAGGGTGTTGATCGACCCCATATTCGCATCTTTGTTGACTCCCCCAGCAGCTGTGGGACTCTCAGCCCCTCCAGCAGTATACTCCCCACAGTTAACTCATCAACATATGGGGCCACTGATAGGCAGGCACAGCCCCCAGTGGGTTATCATGCAGACTCTGCTGAAGGAAATGTTTCAGTCCCAAAGTCCAATAGTCATGTGGTTTGTGTGCCCTGTGATGATACAGAAGAGCCCTCGACTGAGTCACCTTCTCCCCTTTTCAATTCCAATCACAACTCCAACCTACAGGGCCGAACCGGTCACCGGAGTGCTCCCCGAGCTTTGCTCTCCCAGGGTCTCCGCCTGCAGGACAATGTACCCTGGGAAGTGTCGTCATTGTTTCCAGCCAATGTTGACATACTGTGCCTAGAAGAGGTGTTTGATAAGAGGGCAGCACAGAAGCTCACCCAAGTACTGAGTCCTGTGTTtggacacatactgtatgacatTGGTGTGTATGCCTGCCAGCCACCGTGCAGCTGTTCCTCTTTCAAGTTCTTCAACAGTGGTCTGTTCCTAGCCAGCCGATTCCCTGTGCTCGAGGCCCAGTACCACTGCTTTCCCAACAGTCGTGGGGAAGATGCACTGGCCGCCAAGGGCCTCCTTTCTGCTAAGGTATCTTGCTTAATATCATGTATTAAGCTGTTATCAGTTATTACGGTTGTCCTTTTTGTGATGCAGAATTCACATTAACTCATGCTTTTGTCACTGTGGAAATGTGATGGATTGATGTTGTTGAAATTCTTAGGTGCTAATTGGGCAgaataaaaaacagaagaaagtgGTGGGCTATTTCAACTGCACGCATCTTCATGCACCAGAGGGCAAGTCTTAATTTTCTGATTTGGTCTGCTCAGATTAATGCAGAATTTGACATTTTCCTAAGCTTTGTGAAAGCTGgtgtatgttttcttttttcaggtGATGGGAAGATTCGTTGTGAGCAGTTACACATGATAACCAAGTGGATTGGTGATTTTCAAGCTACCAGCAGACAGGATGACGAGGACGTAGTTTTTGATGTGCTCTGTGGAGATTTCAACTTTGACAACTGCTCACCCGGTGCGTCTGTGTAATAGAACATTGTCTGATAatgttctattattctgtcctattattatattatatatatatatatatatatatatttttttttttttttttatagtatttATGCATGTTTACTGTTTATACCTGTTTGTCTAGATGATGTCCAGGAACAGAATCACTGTCTGTTTGAGGAATACAGAGATCCTTGCAGGGCAGGGCCTGGAAAAGAGAAGCCCTGGGTCATTGGTGCATACCATCTTAAACCATTAGACTACAATAAATACGGCATACATGCAAGACAAATCATAACAATTCATTGGGTATTTCATTGGTTTCCATCTGAAGGTACACTGCTGGAGCAGCCCACATTGTATGAAGATGACATAATAACCCCAGAAAATCTACAAAGGTAGACCATTAATCCTCTGTAGGACAGCACTACTGTCATATGACCTAAACTCACTCACTGTTTATTCACTGAAGCTGATTTGAAGACCCActctgtcttctctgtgtgcCTTTGTAGAACTTTGGAGAAAGAAGAGCTAAGAAAGCAGTATGTCTCCCCTCCTGTTCCTGTAGAGGACTGCCCGTTAGTTTACCCTGAGACTGGCCAGCCATGGGTTGGCCGTCGGATTGACTACATCCTGTACCGTGAAAACTCCATTTCAAAGCACTGCCGAACAGTATGTGTCCCTATTTTTACTCTTTTCATCTACTCACTGTCCTCCTACGTCTCCATTGAAGTAACTTTGAGATACCACGAATAGTTTATAAAACGTGCATTTGGCAAAACTACTGACAGTCACATCTTACAGAAAAGGTattacaacacaatttatcataAAGAAGCATaaatcataaaaacacacacactctttgtcTCCATTCAGGAAATTGAAGAGTTGACTTTCATAACCCAGCTGGCTGGCCTGACGGACCATATTCCTGTGGGCTTGAGACTGAATGTAACTATGGACTCTGACTGCGCTGATGAATGAGGACCGAAGTGAATACAACGTCACGTTCAAACAAAAAGgaacaaaatatacaaaaatgtacATGCTCTAATCTATACGGGCACAACAATGTTTTGTTTACATACTTGAATTTGTGATTTCAATGACAATGTACTGACCAATGAGATTGTACCTCAGGAATTCATATAGATTTGTTAaaattttataatatttacagttttatacAATACAGCATGTTCAGGTCGAGGCATTAATTttggaaataaatgtaaataataaatttcAAACAATGTCTCTTGCTTTTCATTTGCTATCAGTTATGGGTTGCGTAACTTGAATATACCTGTCTGACACAGTGACACAGCAGAAGTCATTACCCAGCTTCAACTAAAACTAAGGGACAATTTACAAAGCAGGATGAGCAAGCATTGCCAGACACCTTGGGTGTATAAAATATCCTGggatattttgttatttattatataacTGATGTTGAGGATTTGTTTAACAGATTTAAAGCAGTATCACTAGATTAAGGCAAAATCTTAATCACAGGACAATTTTATAATTCTGGAATTCAGTATCGTGTACATTTGTATACAAATTCAATAGCTTTGAATTCTGAGGTCAATTTTCGTTGTGGTCTATAGGGGTGTGCTACCTTTATTCCAGGCCCAGAAAACAACGAAGAAGCCGTACGAACCAATCAAA from Micropterus dolomieu isolate WLL.071019.BEF.003 ecotype Adirondacks linkage group LG03, ASM2129224v1, whole genome shotgun sequence harbors:
- the smpd5 gene encoding sphingomyelin phosphodiesterase 5, coding for MALRASPFPNGFVAGIHAVGWALILPCFWFLDRLIAVCKSTTLEQTQRLEQECYLYPLKVFFGSIVFFILFLATAPLGLLGFLLWAPLQACRRPFYYHRETPSSPEKGTHTGFEQVGKASFGFATANLCLLPDSLARFNNLAHTQNRATAIGQLIVQGVDRPHIRIFVDSPSSCGTLSPSSSILPTVNSSTYGATDRQAQPPVGYHADSAEGNVSVPKSNSHVVCVPCDDTEEPSTESPSPLFNSNHNSNLQGRTGHRSAPRALLSQGLRLQDNVPWEVSSLFPANVDILCLEEVFDKRAAQKLTQVLSPVFGHILYDIGVYACQPPCSCSSFKFFNSGLFLASRFPVLEAQYHCFPNSRGEDALAAKGLLSAKVLIGQNKKQKKVVGYFNCTHLHAPEGDGKIRCEQLHMITKWIGDFQATSRQDDEDVVFDVLCGDFNFDNCSPDDVQEQNHCLFEEYRDPCRAGPGKEKPWVIGTLLEQPTLYEDDIITPENLQRTLEKEELRKQYVSPPVPVEDCPLVYPETGQPWVGRRIDYILYRENSISKHCRTEIEELTFITQLAGLTDHIPVGLRLNVTMDSDCADE